In Campylobacter showae CSUNSWCD, one genomic interval encodes:
- a CDS encoding cytochrome c-type protein TorY yields MKSFKFVLIAACAAAIGLNAEVLTKTTDISLGGKKVGKIEVLTPVEVVSKEGAKAKIKVKGAVSANYLAQIQRSVKNTEIFTVFDAESEANFKKIKEVGDDYGELWYEVEGTYEVAADALGSDANALYKQAQQKYEETCSACHRLHEPNSFTAAQWPANLQSMIDTNYVSLEETELNLIVKYLQHNAKDAE; encoded by the coding sequence ATGAAAAGTTTTAAATTTGTTTTGATCGCGGCCTGTGCGGCGGCGATAGGCTTAAACGCCGAGGTTTTGACAAAGACGACCGATATATCGCTAGGCGGTAAAAAGGTCGGCAAGATCGAGGTTTTAACGCCGGTCGAGGTCGTCTCCAAAGAGGGCGCAAAGGCTAAAATCAAGGTAAAAGGCGCCGTTTCGGCAAACTACCTGGCTCAGATACAGCGTAGCGTCAAAAATACCGAGATTTTCACGGTTTTTGATGCCGAGAGCGAGGCGAATTTTAAGAAAATAAAAGAGGTCGGGGACGACTACGGCGAGCTTTGGTATGAGGTCGAGGGCACGTACGAAGTCGCCGCAGACGCGCTAGGTAGCGACGCAAACGCGCTATACAAACAGGCTCAGCAAAAGTACGAGGAGACCTGCTCGGCGTGCCACCGTTTGCACGAGCCAAACAGTTTTACGGCGGCTCAGTGGCCGGCAAATTTACAGTCGATGATCGATACGAACTACGTCTCGCTAGAGGAGACGGAGCTAAATTTGATCGTTAAATACCTGCAGCATAACGCAAAAGATGCAGAATAG
- the fldA gene encoding flavodoxin FldA produces the protein MIGIIFGSSMGNTEEAASFLAENLGLENELLNVANCDAAKLNGFDKLILGVSTWGTGDLQDDWDAFDFGGLKLSGKTVAIFGTGDAESYADSFCGAMGKLYDEVVKAGANVVGAVSVDGYKFDESEAVRDGKFVGLPLDADNESEKTEPRISAWIEQIKPHFA, from the coding sequence ATGATAGGTATCATTTTTGGAAGCAGTATGGGAAATACTGAGGAGGCGGCGAGCTTTTTAGCCGAGAATTTGGGTCTAGAAAACGAGCTTTTAAACGTAGCAAACTGCGACGCTGCCAAGCTAAACGGCTTTGATAAGCTGATTTTGGGCGTTTCGACCTGGGGTACGGGCGACTTGCAAGACGACTGGGACGCGTTTGATTTTGGCGGACTAAAACTTAGTGGCAAGACGGTTGCGATATTTGGTACCGGCGATGCCGAGAGCTACGCGGATAGCTTTTGCGGTGCGATGGGTAAGCTATACGATGAGGTCGTAAAAGCTGGTGCAAATGTCGTGGGCGCAGTGTCCGTGGACGGATATAAATTTGACGAGTCAGAAGCCGTAAGAGACGGTAAATTCGTCGGTCTGCCTCTTGATGCGGACAACGAAAGCGAAAAAACCGAGCCTAGAATCAGCGCTTGGATAGAGCAGATCAAACCTCATTTTGCTTAA
- the luxS gene encoding S-ribosylhomocysteine lyase, which yields MPLLDSFCVDHVRMNAPGVRLAKTMKTPKGDDISVFDLRFCKPNEEILPEKGIHTLEHLFAGFMRDHLNGANAEIIDISPMGCRTGFYMSVVGVPSEEAVKAAWTASMKDILGVKNQEDIPELNKYQCGTYKMHSLDEAHAIASKILERGLVTIDNEEIALDVAAMGLKKH from the coding sequence ATGCCTCTACTAGATAGTTTTTGCGTCGATCACGTGAGGATGAACGCGCCCGGCGTGCGCCTGGCAAAGACGATGAAAACGCCAAAAGGCGATGATATAAGCGTGTTTGATTTGCGTTTTTGCAAGCCAAACGAGGAAATTTTGCCAGAAAAAGGCATCCATACGCTAGAGCACCTATTTGCGGGCTTTATGCGCGATCACCTAAACGGCGCAAATGCCGAGATCATCGATATCTCGCCGATGGGTTGCAGGACGGGCTTTTATATGAGCGTGGTCGGCGTGCCTAGCGAGGAGGCGGTCAAGGCCGCGTGGACGGCGTCGATGAAGGATATCCTAGGCGTCAAAAACCAAGAAGACATCCCCGAACTAAACAAGTATCAGTGCGGTACGTACAAAATGCACTCGCTAGACGAAGCGCATGCGATCGCGAGTAAAATTTTAGAGCGCGGACTAGTCACGATAGATAACGAAGAGATCGCGCTAGACGTCGCTGCAATGGGGCTTAAAAAGCACTGA
- a CDS encoding M3 family metallopeptidase, with the protein MQLPRWTFEDAYGDFDDARFTDALSNLDEILGEIERLLGSGGELNLLINAYERGFEEVNSLLAFCRCKSSDDTKDERAGAAEAKIREKFLRLERTKEIIFEKMDALDPFDTARQTQEFARIKFLYDERKNSWRAKFDAKERKIYEDTAASSFTPLYGVFRHLNNLIAVQVTDKNGVKSVYNLSKCAGVLKGSPDAALRKSVFEGLAEHYARHASLYADVLNLLQGFRLGEFSAAGTDILTPSLQQNKISEQAVTTMFAALDQRADKIRECVSLRAKYFPQGKIYACDLLAPSPFASADDIPYERAIETICAALGEVGEEIPKFIKMMLEKNWIEAQVRENKAGGAFYTRFDKFRQPRVFSSYMGTQAHMIQQAHELGHAWHYWIMRDLPALHTQFPMTLAEAASTFNEAVLRNYLRKNSSDKNLLFDILWQELKSAANFMLHIGVRFDFEIAFLKARQKGAVGAAQIEELMQKAWRGRYGDTTQDVEGFLPYFKLHFYKTDQYIYNYPYAVGYLLSQFLLGEFRRAGDKFIGAYKAFLRECGVMSVEELLQKHFGKDARTQEFWLECVDNALVYADEFKRLEEQMGFDKAANLGGQI; encoded by the coding sequence ATGCAGCTTCCTAGATGGACGTTTGAGGACGCGTACGGCGACTTTGACGATGCGAGATTTACGGACGCGCTGTCAAATTTAGACGAAATTTTAGGCGAGATAGAGAGGCTGCTAGGCTCTGGCGGCGAGTTAAATTTGCTGATAAACGCATACGAGCGCGGATTTGAGGAGGTAAACTCCTTGCTCGCGTTTTGTCGTTGCAAATCAAGCGACGATACCAAAGACGAGCGAGCAGGCGCGGCCGAGGCAAAAATCAGAGAGAAATTTTTGCGCCTTGAGCGGACGAAAGAGATCATTTTTGAAAAGATGGACGCACTGGATCCTTTCGATACTGCGCGCCAAACGCAGGAGTTTGCGCGGATAAAGTTTCTCTACGACGAGCGCAAAAACAGCTGGCGGGCAAAATTTGACGCGAAGGAGCGTAAAATTTACGAAGATACGGCGGCTAGCAGTTTCACTCCGCTTTACGGCGTATTTAGGCATCTAAACAACCTAATCGCCGTACAGGTTACGGATAAAAACGGCGTAAAAAGCGTCTATAATCTCTCAAAATGTGCTGGCGTTTTAAAGGGCTCGCCTGATGCCGCGCTGCGAAAGAGCGTATTTGAGGGGCTAGCGGAGCATTACGCTAGGCACGCGAGCCTATACGCCGACGTTTTAAATTTGCTTCAGGGCTTTAGGCTGGGCGAATTTAGTGCAGCGGGGACGGATATTCTGACGCCTAGCCTGCAGCAAAATAAAATCAGCGAGCAGGCCGTAACGACGATGTTTGCGGCGCTGGATCAAAGAGCGGATAAAATAAGAGAGTGCGTGAGTCTGCGCGCGAAGTATTTTCCGCAGGGTAAAATTTACGCCTGCGATCTGCTCGCGCCGTCTCCCTTTGCTAGCGCTGATGATATCCCGTACGAGCGGGCGATAGAGACGATCTGTGCGGCTCTGGGCGAGGTTGGCGAGGAGATACCAAAATTTATCAAAATGATGCTAGAGAAAAACTGGATCGAGGCGCAGGTGCGCGAAAACAAAGCAGGCGGCGCGTTTTATACGAGGTTTGATAAATTTCGGCAACCGCGCGTTTTTTCTAGCTACATGGGCACGCAGGCGCATATGATCCAGCAGGCGCACGAGCTCGGACACGCGTGGCACTACTGGATCATGCGCGATCTGCCCGCGCTGCACACGCAGTTTCCTATGACGCTGGCGGAGGCTGCGAGCACATTTAACGAAGCCGTGCTGCGAAACTATCTGCGTAAAAACAGCTCGGATAAAAATTTACTTTTTGACATCTTGTGGCAGGAGCTAAAATCGGCGGCAAATTTCATGCTGCACATCGGCGTGCGGTTTGATTTTGAGATCGCTTTTTTAAAAGCTAGGCAAAAGGGCGCGGTCGGCGCGGCGCAGATAGAAGAGCTCATGCAAAAGGCGTGGCGCGGACGTTACGGCGATACGACGCAGGACGTGGAGGGCTTTTTGCCGTATTTTAAGCTGCATTTTTACAAAACCGATCAATACATCTACAACTATCCTTACGCGGTCGGCTACCTGCTATCGCAGTTTTTGCTGGGCGAGTTTAGGCGCGCGGGCGATAAATTCATCGGCGCGTACAAGGCGTTTTTGCGCGAGTGCGGCGTGATGAGCGTCGAAGAGCTATTGCAAAAGCACTTCGGCAAAGACGCGCGAACGCAGGAGTTTTGGCTTGAGTGCGTCGATAATGCGCTCGTTTACGCAGATGAGTTTAAGCGGCTCGAGGAGCAGATGGGATTTGATAAGGCGGCAAATTTGGGCGGGCAAATTTGA
- the dcuC gene encoding C4-dicarboxylate transporter DcuC codes for MAAAGIIIGTVVLFIVGWAIVRGKYAPLVLFLSGVFMLICSVALGTGSFMPKQAVATGNAYLNIIEFIRYMFSNRFANLGLIIMFMVGFASYMTHIGANHAFVSIATKRFARIKNPYVMVFVAFAVAKLISMVITSAVGLGVLCLALLGPVLISLGLNKLTVGSICAMSGAASMVLIGASTAAAAKATQLSILDYVFVYKIPAALPTSIVMGIALVFWNRYLDKKEGWVCSEHVGEVMEFDGAVQNPQTAAPKIYAILPFLPMILVVVFSQYCIASIKLDISAIIILSVVIAMLFEAVRHRSKFDPIAEGVKVFFQAMGKSLSGVVILIIAAGIFAEGFKALGMLDSIVKLANSLGFGGFGMSVLFVVITTLVTIISGSNGASFYPLIEMVPHIAAKLNVSSVMLVLPMHQASTIARPLSPVAGVVVAIAGMLKCSPLDIVKRCSVPAVLGLVSHHIFVFLLSL; via the coding sequence ATGGCTGCTGCGGGTATTATTATCGGCACGGTAGTGCTGTTTATCGTGGGTTGGGCGATAGTGCGGGGCAAGTACGCGCCGCTCGTGCTTTTTCTTTCGGGCGTTTTTATGTTGATCTGTTCGGTCGCGCTGGGTACGGGAAGCTTCATGCCCAAACAGGCCGTAGCGACGGGCAATGCATACCTGAACATCATCGAGTTTATCCGATATATGTTTTCAAACAGATTTGCAAATTTAGGCCTTATCATAATGTTTATGGTGGGCTTTGCGAGCTACATGACGCATATCGGCGCGAACCACGCTTTCGTCTCTATCGCCACGAAACGCTTTGCTAGGATCAAAAATCCATACGTCATGGTCTTTGTCGCATTTGCGGTGGCTAAGCTCATCAGCATGGTTATCACTAGCGCGGTAGGGCTTGGCGTGCTATGCCTTGCGCTTTTAGGACCCGTACTCATCTCGCTTGGGCTAAACAAGCTCACCGTAGGCTCGATCTGCGCGATGTCGGGAGCCGCCTCGATGGTGCTTATCGGCGCATCGACCGCCGCTGCGGCAAAGGCTACACAACTTAGTATCCTTGACTACGTTTTCGTCTATAAAATTCCGGCCGCGCTTCCGACCTCGATCGTGATGGGTATCGCGCTCGTTTTTTGGAACAGATACCTCGATAAAAAAGAGGGCTGGGTATGCAGCGAGCATGTGGGCGAAGTGATGGAATTTGACGGCGCCGTGCAAAATCCGCAGACCGCCGCGCCTAAAATTTACGCGATACTGCCGTTTTTACCGATGATTTTAGTGGTAGTATTTTCGCAGTACTGCATCGCCTCTATCAAGCTTGACATCTCGGCGATCATCATCCTGTCAGTCGTCATTGCGATGCTTTTTGAGGCGGTCAGGCATAGGTCTAAATTTGACCCGATCGCCGAAGGGGTCAAGGTATTTTTCCAAGCGATGGGCAAGAGCTTAAGCGGCGTCGTTATCCTTATCATCGCAGCGGGCATATTTGCGGAAGGCTTTAAGGCGCTAGGCATGCTTGATAGCATCGTAAAGCTCGCAAATTCGCTTGGCTTTGGCGGCTTTGGCATGTCGGTGCTTTTTGTCGTTATCACGACGCTAGTTACGATCATCTCGGGCTCAAACGGAGCGAGCTTCTATCCTCTCATCGAGATGGTGCCGCATATCGCCGCTAAGCTAAACGTGAGCTCGGTTATGCTCGTGCTACCGATGCACCAGGCCTCCACTATCGCTCGTCCTCTCTCGCCCGTAGCTGGCGTGGTCGTCGCGATAGCGGGCATGCTAAAGTGCAGTCCGCTTGATATCGTCAAGCGCTGCAGCGTACCTGCGGTCCTTGGTCTAGTTAGCCACCATATTTTCGTATTTTTACTCTCTTTGTGA
- a CDS encoding DUF2325 domain-containing protein, which translates to MSVLVIGADEITPIKAVLKDLGAEAIEHWDARNENRVNRKPIPQDTECVVMLTSFLNHNTMKTIKNQAKKRNIPIVCAKRSVSCVFSEYCKVFGLDKEFGCCKVKD; encoded by the coding sequence ATGTCAGTTTTAGTTATCGGAGCCGATGAGATAACGCCTATAAAAGCAGTCCTCAAAGACCTCGGCGCGGAAGCGATCGAGCACTGGGACGCGCGCAACGAAAACCGCGTAAATCGCAAACCGATCCCGCAAGATACCGAGTGCGTCGTGATGCTAACCAGTTTTCTAAACCACAACACGATGAAAACGATAAAAAACCAAGCCAAAAAGCGCAATATCCCGATAGTTTGCGCCAAAAGAAGCGTTAGCTGCGTGTTTAGCGAGTATTGCAAAGTCTTTGGGCTAGATAAGGAATTTGGATGCTGCAAGGTAAAAGATTAA